TTCACCAAATTATTCTCTCTTACAAacagttgtttttctttctcttcaaaTTGAACTTCTTTTCCATCCAGatgcttttctttctcttgcaaATTAATCTCTCTTTGCTGtagatgcttttctttttctgctaaattcttttcttttccattcagatgcttttctttttcttcaaattgAACTTCTTTTCCATCCAGatgcttttctttctcttgcaaagtaatttctttttgttgtagatgcttttctttttctgctaaattcgtttctttttcattcagatgcttttctctctcttccagaTGAATTTCTCTTCTATCCTGATGGGTTTCTCTCTTTTCTACAGCAATCTCTCTTGCTTCCagattcttttctttcttttcataatTAACTTTCATATgcagatgtttttctttcttttccttcttatttttcttgattttgcacGTTTGCTTTGTTGTATCCTCTATGGTCTGCGAGGGATTGTTCCCAGTAGCTGTGCccatttctaaaaacaaaatagaCTTGATATAAGAGAACCAAAGatcaataaaaagaataacTCAATACGAGTATTCCAttgtgctttaaaataaaaatatatatatatatttgatttacCTTTTACTgggggataataataatatgtttctGGTGTGTCAGGAGAACTTAGACCTAGATATAGTAAAACAGAGATGGTatcatataaaatacatataaaacagAATATTCTGTATTCATTATAAGGAAACTTGTTTAACTCTCTGAACAGCACAATGGCCACAAGCATTCAACCCAACACAGGAATAATTGTGGGACTCACATTTACTAAGCAGTCTTCATGCTGATGTACTGTGCAAATGTAGAATATGGCCTGATAGACCATTGCTGCATGCACTGTTGCTCACCAGGCCCTTCTCCTTGTCCTGCCTTAGTCTTTGACCCTGCTCCTTACTTGGTTTTAGGTACTGATCATTGCCTTTGTCTCAATATTAAGCACTGCTTTTTGTTCTGTCTTAGCTTTGGGTCCTGCTCCTTCCCCTTCCTGAGTTTAGCCCTGATCGGGTCCTGCTCAATGCCTGTTCTGTAAGACTCTGTTCTTTACAATATCTCACTCTCAGGTCCTGATCTGTCTTTGCTAATACTGTTATAAAGGCCAACATCATTCagagtgtgaaaatgttttcacGTACATGCAGTCCAGTCCAAATGTCTAAGACCACACGggaaatctgggatttttttccatcagaagtgaacagtttttttttattatttatttatttatttatttaaaacaatgaaaGGAAATATTCAATGTCTGGAATTTTTTATATTCAACATTCTGCATTAGTTTTAGGTTACTATTTAaatttaagcaaatttgtgatacaATGTTAACTATTGTGATACTGACTGTGTGGTTACATTTCCTTATAATCTTGTTCCTTCTACTAATAGGGCAGTGGCAGTGTTGGCTCGGTGGTtgaaggttctgggttactgatcagaaggtcaggagttcaagcccctgcactgcaaagctaccactgttggacccttgagcaagacccttaaccctcagatgctcagatgtataaaatatagaaatgtaagtcgctctggataagaacaTCGGCCAAAtgacgtaaatgtaaatgtaatgtagttTATCCGGTTTCCTGATCACCTGACTTACCTGTGAGTTTGCTCAGTGTTTGTCTCGTTTCCATTGAACTGCTCTACCTGCATTTACATCTGTCTCAACCTCCATTGTGTAACACAATGTACATAATTTTAGTGTTAAAGagtttgtaaaatgtttatttaaaaaaagaaagaaaacaatattgaaTGGGTATCAATAtccgaaaagaaaagaaaagtcatGTCGTGTTGTTTCTATTTATAATCAGTGAGCGCCGTGTTAACTTCAGAAACTCAACAAAtcaaatatatacagatatgAGCAACAACAAGGGTTCACAGAAACTTACTTACAGAAATCTGATGAGTCATCAGCCATTTCTTAATGAAAACACAGTCTTCAGGTGTATTACACCTCACACTGCTGAGAGCTGCTCGTGTACGTTTCCTCCCCTTAGTTTCGTTTTctccaaaatgtgtttaaatgcagaGGGCGAGGTTTCAGAAGACAAAGCAAATGTAAAACCATGAGGCGTAACCCTGTGAAATCATGGACTCATTACAGTAATTAAACACATTGTTCACTGTTATGGTATGTTTCACTTAATTAATGATACTTTTTACGTATAATTATATCATACTACTCTACTgtagtaaatatttatatagagtactttaatataatttatttctataatataaactttatataaTTAATGTATTCACTGCATTTAttcacatatttattcattatttattcacatATGACAGTAGAagtcatatttaatttaatcaatattcaaaaacaataataataaaagacagtATGTGcacgtttgtatttttttttctcctaaaaggtttctatttgttttttacttgaattttgttggttgctgtttcacattaaaggtggaaaaagatctgacatgatttatcttacatttttttacatcagataaacctgcaattttaacaggggtgtgtaaactttttatatccacttcACCGTTTTTAAGCGAGCTGGGGTTCACTTCAGCAAATTTAGATAGTTTATACTATAATTGTTCACAAATGCATTGTTAGAGAACATTTTTTGGATTAGTTGTTGTAACAAACTTTAAACTTTTCACCAGACGCGTTATTTCTTattactttaattatttttttaatcattcatttCACTTTTACTCAACTGAATTATTACTAGAGTAGCCCCTTGTTTGTTTCTTCCTTGTTTACTTAACCTTTGGCCTTGAAGTAACATGATGCAGCCTCAGAAATTGTTCTCTCGATAATAAACTGAACAATAAATCCCAGAACTCAGTAACGCTGCCCACTCTCCAATAGAAATATAATTGTTCCTTCTTcctacatttttgtttcattattttttatataaaaatgctgTATGTTGTGATTGTGATAGACTATCAGTATTATTTCTACCAGTTTGTAAAAACACAATCTTTCCCTCTGCATTGTGTTACTATAAAGGACACCAGACCACACCTTCCCAAATTACTggggatttatttattctccTGTAGACAGAATGGAAGTAGTACATGTGCAGTATGGattctctctcgcacacacaacCTGCTGTGAGAATGAGACTTAGCCCATTTTTACTAATCAATCTAAAAACAAATTATCCTCATTTTGACCCTAATCTTAACTAATCAGAACTGTACACACCCGTTGTCTTCAGGAGTTCTTAAAAATCTGCACTGGTGAGAATGTGAATTAGCATCACATTACATTAATAATCAAATATACCACATATCTCCCCAACCTTCTCCTCTAGTTCCTGTTtcattctctctatctcttcatCTTTCTCCTCTAGTTCCTCTTTCAGTTGCTCTATCTCTTCATCTTTCTCTTCTATTTCTTCTCGCAGTTGCTCTATCTCTCCTTGTAGTTCTTGTTTCATCCTCTcaatcttttcctttttcttttccagtttcAGTCTTTTACACTCGATCTTCTCTTCTCGTTGTTCGAGCTCTTGTTTTACtatttctaaaatgttttcagtttCCTCGTGTAGTTTTTCTCTCAAGGTGTCCAGCACGGTGTCCATTTTTCAGTAAGAATCCACACTGAGTGAATGTCCTCCTCTGTAACTATACAGAAAAATCagagtcagtaaaaaaaatacacagttaGAAGAATTAAAGACTTTTTTACATAATGAACGTAAGGACTCACCTGATAAAACACTACACTGAGTTTTAAgaattaatttaaatgttaCTGGATGTTCGAAACGGACGTGTCTGCTGAACTTCTTGTTTTGTAGTTCTGGGTTTGTTGACACAGGAAGTTAAAAGcctatgttaaataaaaaagaaaaataaatcacatttttaaatagtcTCTGTTATGCTTTTGGTGAAACTATCAGTATCTGCATTGTCAGTACACTAATAGAAATCTCTCAGAACTACACAGATGTCCACCACAGGTCATAGTGTAACAACCTGGAAGTGAAATGGACATAAGTGGGATTTTATGATATTAATAATCTACACAAAATGTGGAGgcgtggggggaggggggagttgCATTGGACATCATTAATTAGTTAAATGATGTCGACCTGcatgcaattaaagtgtcacatgatttcattataaatacacctgttcctggaagaacccagagtttattacagaacatttctaaacaaacagcatcatgaaaacAAATTCAGGACAAAGTCTGGACATTGTTTAGTCCCAAACTTTAACCATCCTGTACAGCAACCAAAAATCAATTAGTAAAACAAACCTGCTGCTGGAAGGTTTGtgaacatcatcagattttcacacgagtcctaaaagtagataaagagaacccaattaaacaaatgagatagtaatattatacttggtcatatatttattgaggaaaatgatcctatattacatctctgtgagtggtaaaagtatgtgaacgtctagaATTAGCAGctaatctgaaggtgaaattagagtcaggtgttttcaagcAATggtatgatgatcaggtgtgagtgacgcccagttttatttaaagaaccgggatctatcagagtctgatcttcacaacacacgtttgtggaagtgcatcatgCAAGGAGATTTCTGATCATCTCAGAAAAatagttgttgaagctcatcaggctggaaaaggtcacaaaaccatctctaaagagtttggactccacaaatccacagtcagacagattgtgtacaaatggaggaaattcaaggccACTGTTACGTAATAGTCAACAGTGGTGTACAtagcagggttgcaaggagaaagccactgctctccaaaaagaacattgctgccagaaggctaatggaaaattgttttgtggatggatgagaccaaaatagaacttttgctttaaatgagaagcgttatgtttggagaaaggaaaacactgcattccagcataagaaccttatcccatccgtgaaacatggtggtggtagtatcaggGTTTGgccctgttttgctgcatctggaccaggacaacttgcaatcattgatggaacaatgagttctgaattattccagtgaattctaaaggaaaatatcaggacatctgtccatgaactgaatctgaagagaaagtgggtcatgcagcaagacaacgatcctaaacacacgagcgttctaccaaagaatggttaaagaagaatgaagttaatgttttggaacggccgagtcaaagtcctgaccttaatccaatagaaatgttgtggaaggacctgaagcaagcaatCTTCCAACTTCACAAGGAAACGGTTATAATAATGATTGTAGACTGATTCTCTAAATCATTCCCTTGTTCATTCCCCTGCTCAACCTACCATCCATCTTTAAGACAACTGAGCTCCTCTTCCAAGGTGTTTTCTGGTATTTACTACCACCCATAATCCAATGGTCAGGTCTAAGAGGTGAATAGACAAAGATTTCAAAGAACCTTCTGTGCCATCAGTTTCTCCCTTGAGCTGAATACGCCTGAAACTCCCTGCTACACTATGCCACCCAGCTGTCGCCATTCCAATGAGTACTTAGGTACCAACCACACCTATTTCCCTGGAATGTGACCATCACTGACTCACCAGATGTGGATGAATGGTTTAATGGTTTTAGGAGACCAACCACCAAGTGGCATAAACTAATAAAAGTTCACAGATTGGCATAGAGGAGAGAgctaataaaatgttatttggcATCCCTGATTGATTAATGTTCATTTCTGTATCAGTGTCATTTTTGGAACATTAGAAAAACATTAATAGTACATAATAACATAGTATTCGCTTTTTAGGTCCATTAAAATGGTATCAGTGCATCCATAACACTTATTATTATATCACTAATAATTCACACTTATTTACGAACTCATTCTCACAGCAAGCACCACAGCCTACAAATATGGCCTCCTGGGACCTCCACCCCTCCCCGATCCCCACCTAGCCCCCCAGTCACCGAGCTTCTGATTGAACATGCCTGTGTTGAACACTCCTGAACACACCTGTATTCAAtcagcctcacacacacaagcacccTTTAAAAAATAccttcactcattcattctctgcGAAGTATATGTTCAGCTTATCATGTGTTCTGATGTTACCAAGCCATGTtttcctggtttgatcctgttTATGTCCAGTTCCTGTGTTTATTGATTGACTTTATTGCTTAGAGTCAGTGGTTAATACAGtggttggactactgatcagaaggtcatgagttcaaatctcagcactgccaagctgccactgctgggcccttgagcaaggcccttaagcctcaactgctcagatgtataaatgagataaatttaagtcactctggataagaacGTCTgccaaatgatgtaaatgtaaatgtaaaacgcAGTATTTCCGGTTTCCTGATCACCTGACTTACCTGTGAGTTTGCTCAGTGTTTGTCTCGTTTCCACTGAACTGCTCTGCCTGCACTTATATCTGTCTCAACCTCAATTGTGTAACACAATGTACATAATTTTTGAATTAGAGAGtttaattgtaaaatgtttaaaaaaagaaagaaaacaatattaaatggGTATCAATAtccgaaaagaaaagaaaagtcatGTCGTGTTGTTTCTATTTATAATCAATGAGCGCCGTGTTAACTTCAGAAACTCAACAAAtcaaatatatacagatatgAGCAACAACAAGGGTTCACAGAAACTTACTTACAGAAATCTGATGAGTGATCAGCCATTTCTTAATGAAAACACAGTCTTCAGGTGTATTACACCTCACACTGCTGAGAGCTGCTCGTGTACGTTTTCTCCCCTCAGTTCTATTTTctccaaaatgtgtttaaatgcagaGGGCGAGGTTTCAGAAGACAAAGCAAATGTAAAACCATGAGGCGTAACCCTGTGAAATCATGGACTCATTACAGTAATTAAACACATTGTTCACTGTTATGGTATGTTTCACTTAATTAATGATACTTTTTACGTATAATTATATCATACTACTCTACTgtagtaaatatttataaagagtactttaatataatttatttctataatataaactttatataaataatgtttatatggGTTCTTCACTAATCACAGGgacggcggttcgattcccggcccacatgactccacatgccgaagtgtccttgggcaagacactgaaccccaaattgctcccgatgacaagctctgctaccattggggtgtgtgtgagagagtgagtgagacagagagagagagagagagagagagagagtgtgagtgagtgaattcaGTACTCTAAGCACTGCAGTCTTGCCTTTTTAAATTCCTACCTGCATGTCTGCGCATGCTTGGTGTTTAATCATGTATTAACACCTGCCTGTTGCTCTCACCAGAGGGCGCTCAGTGCTAAAAGTTCAAGCCACTTCATCTCAGCATGTTTATGGCGTCTCTCTTTATGAAGGAGACGTCTGTGATAATCAAGCTCAGGTCATTTTCatcctgtttgtgtgtctgattgattgtgtgtttgatacaaattattttgtactttttataaGCATTGCCACAAGCTTCAGACTCTTTATGTTTAGATATTTCCCCTCAGATTTTAACATGATGTCGTTTCTTCAGTGTATTCTCTAACACCCTTTTAATGCCTTCAAAAGAAGAAGCGGTATCTTCAAGATTCACATCAAGAATATTAACACAATATCAAAACAAGCTCATATTAGACCAGTTTTAgtaaaaatattaatgaatggTTTTTTGGCGTGACAGCGGCGAGTTCCGGTTACCTTGACATCACGTGCATACCCCCATTAAGACTTGGTACCTGTCATCACAAGCATGTCCTAGAGGTAGCTGCACGGTTTCGGCACagtgccacctagtggtcaagGGATATGAAAAATTTAAaattttgcttataacttctgaacaggTTGACCAAAAATCACGGGTCGTGTCTCATTAGATTTGAGACGGCATCCCGAGTCAAACGGTAACCAATTTTCccatgtcggccattttgaattttgtattaaaatgctATATTTGACAAACCCATCGTTGAGAAACTCGATGCGTGTCGTAGAAAATACACAGGAAGTTTTGAGAAAAAGtcaaatgaaatttaaataaatgctaataGCTTAGGAATGCTTGTGCCTATTGTAATGAACGTGGTCGTGATGGATTCCGTGAGTCATGCCGAGAACAATGATACCAATTATGCCATAGTATTTCTCacttaaacagaagaaaatactTACCGTTCCTCTAATAAAAACATCTTACTTTCACTTAATGATTTCCAAAAAAATTTACTgacatttcaaaaataatttataatcacagtgtgtgttgctgttataataaaatacCGAGTGACACAGTGGtggtggagttactgttaccaccctgaagttgattactttcctgtaacagcacgtcccaaagtgtttaaatcctcttacaccacaatttaccaacaattactaATTTATTAT
This Ictalurus furcatus strain D&B chromosome 1, Billie_1.0, whole genome shotgun sequence DNA region includes the following protein-coding sequences:
- the LOC128615321 gene encoding golgin subfamily A member 6-like protein 22 isoform X2; the encoded protein is MADDSSDFCLSSPDTPETYYYYPPVKEMGTATGNNPSQTIEDTTKQTCKIKKNKKEKKEKHLHMKVNYEKKEKNLEAREIAVEKRETHQDRREIHLEEREKHLNEKETNLAEKEKHLQQKEITLQEKEKHLDGKEVQFEEKEKHLNGKEKNLAEKEKHLQQREINLQEKEKHLDGKEVQFEEKEKQLFVRENNLVKTSKYLDGRETRLQERTKHLEEKDISLEESLKHLLGRENSLQERTKHLEEKEVSLDERLKHLLGRENSLQERGKCLDGREVQLEKREMRIDRRESRVDEREQRLEGKEIRLEEKEKNLAQHDLRHLNSADRENEKQERSSFMKSSKKQKREHPDEEEKEHSVDE
- the LOC128615321 gene encoding golgin subfamily A member 6-like protein 22 isoform X3, producing the protein MADHSSDFCLSSPDTPETYYYYPPVKEMGTATGNNPSQTIEDTTKQTCKIKKNKKEKKEKHLHMKVNYEKKEKNLEAREIAVEKRETHQDRREIHLEEREKHLNEKETNLAEKEKHLQQKEITLQEKEKHLDGKEVQFEEKEKHLNGKEKNLAEKEKHLQQREINLQEKEKHLDGKEVQFEEKEKQLFVRENNLVKTSKYLDGRETRLQERTKHLEEKDISLEESLKHLLGRENSLQERTKHLEEKEVSLDERLKHLLGRENSLQERGKCLDGREVQLEKREMRIDRRESRVDEREQRLEGKEIRLEEKEKNLAQHDLRHLNSADRENEKQERSSFMKSSKKQKREHPDEEEKEHSVDE
- the LOC128615321 gene encoding golgin subfamily A member 6-like protein 22 isoform X1; amino-acid sequence: MLVAIVLFRELNKFPYNEYRIFCFICILYDTISVLLYLGLSSPDTPETYYYYPPVKEMGTATGNNPSQTIEDTTKQTCKIKKNKKEKKEKHLHMKVNYEKKEKNLEAREIAVEKRETHQDRREIHLEEREKHLNEKETNLAEKEKHLQQKEITLQEKEKHLDGKEVQFEEKEKHLNGKEKNLAEKEKHLQQREINLQEKEKHLDGKEVQFEEKEKQLFVRENNLVKTSKYLDGRETRLQERTKHLEEKDISLEESLKHLLGRENSLQERTKHLEEKEVSLDERLKHLLGRENSLQERGKCLDGREVQLEKREMRIDRRESRVDEREQRLEGKEIRLEEKEKNLAQHDLRHLNSADRENEKQERSSFMKSSKKQKREHPDEEEKEHSVDE